Below is a genomic region from Planctomycetota bacterium.
GATGTCGTACTGATCCAGGAGCAAGAGGATCGCCTCGCCCTCGACGTATTCGAAACTGATGTTGGTGGTGTTCGGGAGGCGTGCGGTCGGGTGGCCGTTGAGCATCGCCCCGGGGCACTTCGCGAGGAGTCCCTTCTCCAGACGATCCCTGAGGGCGCGCACGCGAGTCTGTTCGTCCTTGAGGCGCGCCTTGGCGAGTTCCGCCGCCTTCCCGAGCGCGACGATGAGGGGCACCGGCTCGGTGCCGCCCCGGCGGTTGCGTTCCTGGTGCCCGCCCAGCATGAACGGGCTGAAGCGCGTCCCGCGCCGCACGTACAGCGCCCCGATTCCTTTCGGGGCGTGCAACTTGTGGCCCGAGAGGCTGAGCATGTCCACCGGCAGGTCGGCGAGGTTCATGGGCACCTTGCCAACGGCCTGGACGGCGTCCGTGTGAAAGAGGATGCCGCGCGACCGGCAGAGGGCGCCGACGTCCTCGACGGGAAAGAGGACGCCCGTCTCGTTGTTCGCCCACATGACGGTCACGAGGGCGGTGTCGTCGTCGAGCGCGTCGCCGAGGTCGGCGATGTTGAGCATCCCCTGGCTGTCAACGGGGAGTTCCGTCAGGCGGTACCCTCCGCCTACGGAGCCCTCCTGGCCGAGGACGTGGCAGAGGTTCCGCACGGCCGGATGCTCGACGCGCGTCGTGATGAGGTGCCGCCGGCCGGCGCTCACGGCCAGGGCGCTGCGGATGGCCGTATTGTCGCTCTCCGTGCCGCACGAGGTGAAGATGATTTCCGTCGGGTGGGCGCCCACCAGGTCGGCCACCTGCTCGCGGGCCTCTTCGACGTTCCGGGCCACCTGGCCGCCGAACGTGTGCATGCTCGACGGGTTGCCGTAATACTCGGTGAGGAACGGCTCCATAGCCTCGCGAACTTCCTGGGCGACGGCCGTCGTCGCGTTGTTATCGAGATAAATGACCTTGCTCATGATGCGTTTCCCCGCGTCAAGGCGCTCTGTTGAATACCTCCCTCTCCACCCTCCGGGGGGAGAGGGAGAAAAAAGCATGTTTTCGACATAATGGCGTCAAGGCTGAGGCAGCCGACCGCCCACGTCCTCGACGACTATCCTTGAGTCCACGAGTTCCCGCAGTTTGGCCTCGACGGCGCCTTTGAGGGTGAAGTCTCGTACGCGGCACCAGGCGCAGTGGCCTCGGAACGCCACCTGGACGCGCCTTCCGTCCACGTCCACCAGTTCGATGTCGCCGCCGTCCGCCTGGAGCATCGGGCGGATTTCCTTCTCCATGACTTCTTCGACGCGGCGGATGCGTTCGATGTTGGTCATGGGCTTGACGGCCGGCTCCTTCGGGGCCGCGGGCGCCTTTTCACCGCGGACGCGCGCGATGATCGCCTCGATCTCGGGATGGCATCCCCGGCACCCGCCGCCCGCCTTCGTGTAGTGCGTCACCTCTTCGACCGTCTTCAGGCCGTGCTCGCGCACCACCTTCTCGATGAGTTTGTCCGTCACACCGAAGCACCGGCAGACGATCTCTCCCTCATCTTCGAGTGCGAACGGCTCATGGCGATATTTCGCGATCGCTTTCTGGAGCGCCTCCATGCCCATCACGGAGCAGTGCATCTTTTCTTCGGGCAGGCCGCCGAGGTAGTCGGCGATGTCGTCGTTCGTGACCTTTGCCGCCTCGTCAATGGTCTTGCCCTTGATGAGGTCGATGAGGGCGTCGCTCGAGGCGATGGCGCTGGCGCATCCGAAGGTCTGAAACTTGGCGTCGGTGATGCGGCCCCCGGCGTCGAGCCGGAGCATCAGCCGCAGCGCGTCGCCGCACGTGATGTTCCCCACCGTCGCCTCGACGTCCGGCTTCGCGATCTCCCCGACGTGGCGCGGATGCAGGAAGTGGTCTTTCACTTTTTCCGTGTAGTCCCACATCGCCGCCGAGCCTCCTCGCCGATTCGTGCTCACCCATTGTACGGAACCCGCGGGTCCGTATCAAGCGGGACGCGCCGGCCGAGGGAGAAGAGAAAAGGTTCGCCGCCCGCCTTGGCGGGCGCTGGTCCCGGCGCGCCGGGACGCGGGGCAGCCTACTCCGCCGAAGCAGCCGCTTCGGCTGCGAAGGCTGGAAGCCCCGCGGCGAACCCACCGCGTAAAACTTATCTAACCGATTAGCCGGCCACGGGAGTTTCGAACTTGACGGCCACCTGGAAATAGTTTTCGGTTTCTTCGATGCGGCACACCCAGGCGGGGAAGGTGGCCCACTGGGCCTTCTCGTCGGGGTCCGCGGGGAACAGCAGGAAACACGCCAGGACGCGCTGGCCCTCACACACGCCGCGCTTGACAGGGAGGCCGTCCAGTTTCGCCCCGCCGCGAGAGAGGTCCTTCACCTGGCCCCGGAAAACAATCTGCTCGTTCTCGTTCCGGATGACGGCATTGTAGTTGCGGCGTTTGCGCCGGTGGCTCCGCCGATTGTCCAAGAGGTGTCGCGCCAGACCCTCAAGTTTATTGAGCATGTCTTCGCCCTTCCTCGGCTCGCCCGCGTCCGCTTGGAAAAACTCTGTCTGGGACGACTTTGTCCCGTTCCTATTATCGGCCAGCGCGGGGCCTCGCCTTGACTTGCGCCCGGGGGCTTTCTAGACTGTTCGGGAGGCGCTCTTCCTCTACCCGAGGACCCTTGCGCAAGGAGGCGAAGCGTGGCAGGCCTTTTCGACAACGCGGCGGGGACGATCGGCTCGACGCCGCTCGTCCGCGTCAACCGCATTATCCACTCCAAGGCTCACGTGGTCGCCAAACTGGAGTTCTTCAACCCCCTCTCGAGCGTCAAGGACCGCATCGGCCTCGCGATGATCGAGGCCGCCGAACGCGACGGACTCGTCGGGCCCGACACCACGATCGTCGAGCCGACGAGCGGCAACACGGGCATCGCGCTCGCCTTCGTCTGCGCCATCAAAGGGTACCGCCTCCTGCTGACCATGCCCGAGAGCATGAGCGTCGAGCGGCGAAAACTCCTCAAAATGCTCGGGGCCGAACTCGTCCTGACCCCCGCCGACAAGGGCATGCCCGGCGCCATCGACGCCGCCAAAGCCATTCTCAAGGAAGACAAAAACGCCTTCCTGCCGAACCAGTTCGAGAACCCCGCCAACCCCGAGGTCCATCGCCGAACCACCGCCGAGGAAATCTGGCGCGACACCCAAGGCCGCGTGGATGTCCTGGTGGCCGGCGTCGGGACGGGTGGAACGATCACCGGCGTCGCCGACGTCCTGAAAAAGCGCAAACCCTCGTTCCGCGCCGTCGCGGTCGAGCCCGCCGCCAGCGCGGTCCTCTCGGGCGGCAAGGCCGGCCCGCACGCCATCCAGGGCATCGGCGCCGGGTTCATCCCGGCCGTCCTCAAGCGAGAACTCATCGACGAGGTCGTCACCGTCGAGAATGAAGAGGCGCTGGACTGGGCCCGACGGGCCGCCAGGGAAGAGGGGCTCCTGGTCGGCATTTCGAGCGGGGCCGCCCTTGCCGCCGCCGACAAGATCGCCGCACGCGAGGAGATGGCCGGCAAACTCATCGTCGTCATCATCCCGAGTTGCGGCGAACGGTACCTCTCGACAGCCTTGTTCGAAGGCATCGGTTGAGGACGACGAGAATGACGAATGACGAAGTCCGAATGACGAATGAATGACGAAACGGCAATGACGAATCCCGACGCGCGCGTGGGGCAGATCGGCGTTTCGTCATTCGTCATTGCCATTTGATTCGTCATTCGGGTTTCGTCATTCGGGTTTGGCAGAGGAGGTTAGCGGTGGAACGCACTCTAGTCATTCTCAAGCCTGACGCCGTGCAAAGGGCCCTCGTCGGCCGAATCCTCGCCCGCTTCGAGGCGAAGGGCCTGCGGCTCGTCGCCCTGAAGATGGTCCGCCTCGACCGCGCAGCCGCCGAACGCCTCTACGCCCCCCACAAAGGCAAGCCTTTCTACGAGCCGCTCCTGCGCTTCGTGACGAGCGGCCCTTCGGTCCTCGCGTGCCTGGAAGGGAAGGGGGCCGTCGCGGCGGTGCGCAAGATGCTCGGGGCGACCTTCGGCCCGGACGCCGACCCGGGGACCGTCCGCGGCGACTTCGGCGTGTCGAACCGCTTCAACCTCGCTCACGCGAGCGATTCGCCCGAGACGGCCGCCAAAGAGATCGCGCTGTTCTTTAAGCCCGAAGAACTCCTCGACTGGGACCCCGCCGACTGGAACTGGCGCTACGACTTCTCGACCGGCGAATGCGTGTAGGCGGCGCCCCGCTCTGGTGTGCGGAAGCCCCGCCGTCCGCCATCAAACGAGGAGGCAACGTTGCTTACCAAACGCGAGGTGATCCTCGAAGCCCTGGAGTTCCGGCCGCCGCCCTACGTCCCCTGGGCCTGGGGCCCGACCGAGCGCGCCGCCGAACGCCTCCGGCTCCACCTGGGCGTCGAGGACCTTTCAGACTTCCTCGCCCCGCATTTCGTGGATGTGGAGGCTTCCTTCAGGCGCTTTGAGCCCATCGGAAACAATCTCTATCGGGACGCGTACGGCGTCGTGTGGGACCGCAGCATTGACAAGGACATCGGGACGCCTTCCTCCTGGCCGATCCGCCGGCCGGAAGACCTGGCGGAGTACGTTTGGCCCGATGCCGGGGCCGACGCCTTCTACGCCCACATCCCGGGCGCGCTGGAGGCGCAGCCCGACTGCTTCCGGCGGTACACACTGGGGTTTTCGCTCTACGAGCGGGCGTGGACGATGCGGGGACTGACGGACCTCCTCGTGGACATGGTCGAACGCCCCGAGTTCGTCGAGGACCTCCTGGACGCCATCGTCGAGCACAACCTCGTCCAGGTCCGCAAAGCGCTCGAGTTCCCCCTGGATGCGGTTTATTTCGGCGACGACTACGGCATGCAGACGGGCCTGATTATGGGCCTGAAGCACTGGCGGCACTTCTTCAAGCCGCGGCTGGCCCGCATGTTCGCCCCCGTCCGAGAGGCGGGCAAGTACGTCTTCCTGCACTCCTGCGGATGCGTCGTGGAATTGTTCGACGACCTCGCCGAGATAGGCTTAAACGTCTTCAACCCGTTCCAGCCCGAGGTCATGGACGTCTTTGCCATCAAGCGGCGGTACCACGGGCGCCTGGCGTTCCACGGCGGGATGAGCGTCCAGAAGGTGCTTCCGTTCGGGACGCCCGCCGAGGTGCGCGAGGCGACGGCCCGTCTGCTCCTGGCCGGGCGCAACGGGGGCTACGTCTTTTCCCCGTCGCACAGCGTTCCGGCCGACGTCCCGCCCGAGAACCTCGTCGCCATGGTCGAGGTGCTCAAGGCCCAGCCCGGCTGGGTCGGCTGAGAAAGGGGTCAGGATGCTTTGTTAAAAACATGCTTCTTCTCCCCCTCTCCCCTCGTGGGAGAGGGTAGGGTGAGGGGGAATGAGGCTCGCCCGACGGCATTCACCCTCACCCCTTCCCTCTCCCATCAAGCGGAACGTCCCGCCGGGGGGAGAGGGAGAACGAAAGGCCCTTGTGAACAAAGCAGGTCAGGACCCTTTTCCGTGGGCCGGGCCCTTTCCAGTTGATTCACCCCGTCCCAGGCTTATAATCACGTCTGCGAACACGTCTTGTGGGGGAGATTGGCCATGATACGCCGAATTGATTCAAAAACCCGCGAAGGAC
It encodes:
- the nifU gene encoding Fe-S cluster assembly protein NifU; the protein is MWDYTEKVKDHFLHPRHVGEIAKPDVEATVGNITCGDALRLMLRLDAGGRITDAKFQTFGCASAIASSDALIDLIKGKTIDEAAKVTNDDIADYLGGLPEEKMHCSVMGMEALQKAIAKYRHEPFALEDEGEIVCRCFGVTDKLIEKVVREHGLKTVEEVTHYTKAGGGCRGCHPEIEAIIARVRGEKAPAAPKEPAVKPMTNIERIRRVEEVMEKEIRPMLQADGGDIELVDVDGRRVQVAFRGHCAWCRVRDFTLKGAVEAKLRELVDSRIVVEDVGGRLPQP
- a CDS encoding uroporphyrinogen-III decarboxylase-like protein; translated protein: MLTKREVILEALEFRPPPYVPWAWGPTERAAERLRLHLGVEDLSDFLAPHFVDVEASFRRFEPIGNNLYRDAYGVVWDRSIDKDIGTPSSWPIRRPEDLAEYVWPDAGADAFYAHIPGALEAQPDCFRRYTLGFSLYERAWTMRGLTDLLVDMVERPEFVEDLLDAIVEHNLVQVRKALEFPLDAVYFGDDYGMQTGLIMGLKHWRHFFKPRLARMFAPVREAGKYVFLHSCGCVVELFDDLAEIGLNVFNPFQPEVMDVFAIKRRYHGRLAFHGGMSVQKVLPFGTPAEVREATARLLLAGRNGGYVFSPSHSVPADVPPENLVAMVEVLKAQPGWVG
- a CDS encoding aminotransferase class V-fold PLP-dependent enzyme, giving the protein MSKVIYLDNNATTAVAQEVREAMEPFLTEYYGNPSSMHTFGGQVARNVEEAREQVADLVGAHPTEIIFTSCGTESDNTAIRSALAVSAGRRHLITTRVEHPAVRNLCHVLGQEGSVGGGYRLTELPVDSQGMLNIADLGDALDDDTALVTVMWANNETGVLFPVEDVGALCRSRGILFHTDAVQAVGKVPMNLADLPVDMLSLSGHKLHAPKGIGALYVRRGTRFSPFMLGGHQERNRRGGTEPVPLIVALGKAAELAKARLKDEQTRVRALRDRLEKGLLAKCPGAMLNGHPTARLPNTTNISFEYVEGEAILLLLDQYDI
- the cysK gene encoding cysteine synthase A, with the translated sequence MAGLFDNAAGTIGSTPLVRVNRIIHSKAHVVAKLEFFNPLSSVKDRIGLAMIEAAERDGLVGPDTTIVEPTSGNTGIALAFVCAIKGYRLLLTMPESMSVERRKLLKMLGAELVLTPADKGMPGAIDAAKAILKEDKNAFLPNQFENPANPEVHRRTTAEEIWRDTQGRVDVLVAGVGTGGTITGVADVLKKRKPSFRAVAVEPAASAVLSGGKAGPHAIQGIGAGFIPAVLKRELIDEVVTVENEEALDWARRAAREEGLLVGISSGAALAAADKIAAREEMAGKLIVVIIPSCGERYLSTALFEGIG
- a CDS encoding PilZ domain-containing protein, whose product is MLNKLEGLARHLLDNRRSHRRKRRNYNAVIRNENEQIVFRGQVKDLSRGGAKLDGLPVKRGVCEGQRVLACFLLFPADPDEKAQWATFPAWVCRIEETENYFQVAVKFETPVAG
- the ndk gene encoding nucleoside-diphosphate kinase; protein product: MERTLVILKPDAVQRALVGRILARFEAKGLRLVALKMVRLDRAAAERLYAPHKGKPFYEPLLRFVTSGPSVLACLEGKGAVAAVRKMLGATFGPDADPGTVRGDFGVSNRFNLAHASDSPETAAKEIALFFKPEELLDWDPADWNWRYDFSTGECV